Sequence from the Xenorhabdus nematophila ATCC 19061 genome:
AGTTTGCCGTCAGCAACCAGTTTGTTCAGGGCATCAACCAATGCCACACAAGCACCAGAAATAGCTGCGGTGCGGGTGCCCCCATCAGCTTGGATCACATCACAATCCAGCGTAATGGTAAATTCACCCAGTTTCTTCAAATCCACAGCGGCACGCAGTGAACGGGCTATCAGGCGCTGGATTTCCATTGTGCGCCCGGTTTGCTTGCCTCTGGCCGCTTCACGCGCATTACGGCTATTGGTTGCCCGTGGCAACATACCGTATTCGGCCGTGATCCAGCCTTGTCCCTGACCTTTCAGGAAACGAGGAATTCCTTCTTCAACGGAGGCATTACACAACACTTTAGTATCCCCAAATTCCACCAGCACTGAGCCTTCGGCATGTTTGGTGTAATGACGGGTCATTTTAATAGGACGCACTTGCCCTGCTGTTCTTCCTGCCGGACGCTTTCCTACTAAGCTCATAGTGTGATCTCCGTTGTTAAAACATTATTGGGCACGCATTATACGGCCTAAAGCGGCGAATGCCTATCCTGCATCTACATGGGGCGTTATAATCCGCTCATCATTTTATAAATTGGGAACGAATTATGATCCGTAGTATGACCGCGTTTGCGCGGCGAGATATCAAGGCCGATTGGGGAAATGCAGCATGGGAACTGCGTTCCGTCAATCAGCGTTATTTGGAAACCTATATTCGCCTGCCTGAGCAATTCAGAAGCCTTGAGGCTGTTATCCGTGAGCGCATTCGTTCCCGTCTGACTCGCGGAAAAGTAGAGTGTAACCTGCGTTTTGAGCTGGATGCCCGTGCCCAAGGTTCTTTAATGCTGAATGAGCCGTTGGCAAAACAGCTGGTTGAAGCAGCAAGCTGGGTAAAACAACAAAGTGGTGAAGGTGATATTAATCCGGTCGATATCCTGCGTTGGCCGGGTGTGATGTCTGCCGAAGAGCAAGATTTAGATGCCATCAGTGCGCAATTGCTGAATGAATTGGATTTGGCGTTAGATGCCTTTATTCAAAGTCGTGAAACCGAAGGACAGGCGCTGAAATCACTTATCGAACAGCGTTTGGATGCGGTCACCGTCGAAGTCGTTAAAGTCCGTGCACAAATGCCGGCAATTTTGCAGTGGCAGCGTGAGCGTTTGCAGGCCAAACTGGAAGATGCGCAGATTCAGCTGGAAAATAATCGCCTTGAGCAAGAACTGATTTTGCTGGCACAGCGTGTTGATGTGGCGGAAGAACTGGATCGTCTGGATGCTCATGTCAAAGAAACACGTAATATCCTGA
This genomic interval carries:
- a CDS encoding YicC/YloC family endoribonuclease, coding for MIRSMTAFARRDIKADWGNAAWELRSVNQRYLETYIRLPEQFRSLEAVIRERIRSRLTRGKVECNLRFELDARAQGSLMLNEPLAKQLVEAASWVKQQSGEGDINPVDILRWPGVMSAEEQDLDAISAQLLNELDLALDAFIQSRETEGQALKSLIEQRLDAVTVEVVKVRAQMPAILQWQRERLQAKLEDAQIQLENNRLEQELILLAQRVDVAEELDRLDAHVKETRNILKKKEAVGRRLDFMMQEFNRESNTLASKSINADVTNSAIELKVLIEQMREQIQNIE
- the rph gene encoding ribonuclease PH — encoded protein: MSLVGKRPAGRTAGQVRPIKMTRHYTKHAEGSVLVEFGDTKVLCNASVEEGIPRFLKGQGQGWITAEYGMLPRATNSRNAREAARGKQTGRTMEIQRLIARSLRAAVDLKKLGEFTITLDCDVIQADGGTRTAAISGACVALVDALNKLVADGKLKESPLKSMVAAVSVGIVGGEGLCDLEYVEDSAAETDMNVVMIDDGRMIEVQGTAEGEPFSHDELLSLLSLAKEGLETIFEAQRDALKQDSSK